A window of Juglans regia cultivar Chandler chromosome 7, Walnut 2.0, whole genome shotgun sequence contains these coding sequences:
- the LOC108991230 gene encoding protein PELPK1-like, which produces MAFSQSCFILSMIMALLFSSAEMSLAARHLLDTPAAPPPALTLPPIPSLPKATLPPLPSVPSLPKATLPPLPSMPLPTLPTQPTLPKPTLPPLPTNPLPTQPTLPKSTLPPLPSTQLPTLPTMPTVPKVALPPLPTIPLPTIPTTIPSNIPTTIPTIPFLSPPPSN; this is translated from the coding sequence ATGGCTTTTTCTCAGTCTTGTTTCATTCTGTCTATGATCATGGCATTGCTATTCTCAAGCGCCGAAATGAGTCTTGCAGCTCGTCATCTTTTGGATACACCAGCTGCTCCACCCCCAGCGTTGACACTGCCTCCAATCCCATCTCTGCCAAAGGCGACCTTGCCTCCACTGCCCTCTGTGCCATCGCTGCCTAAAGCCACGTTGCCACCACTACCTAGCATGCCATTGCCTACTTTGCCGACTCAACCTACTCTTCCAAAGCCCACATTGCCACCATTGCCCACAAACCCATTGCCAACCCAACCAACTCTTCCAAAGTCCACATTGCCACCGCTCCCAAGCACCCAACTCCCAACACTGCCAACAATGCCTACCGTCCCCAAGGTTGCACTACCTCCGTTGCCAACTATTCCACTGCCCACCATTCCAACCACAATCCCTTCCAACATTCCAACGACAATCCCAACAATTCCTTTCCTTTCCCCACCACCATCAAACTAG